From Penicillium psychrofluorescens genome assembly, chromosome: 6, one genomic window encodes:
- a CDS encoding uncharacterized protein (ID:PFLUO_009182-T1.cds;~source:funannotate) encodes MSTLEHLPNITLLQLDVVEPSQIRAAVEAVTAITGGTLSVLINNAARFQLMPLLDDDMEAAKQTFETNVWGPLAVTKAFAPLLIQARGMLVNITTIAGHNPMPYSGVYSASKRAQEHMSDVFRLELSPFDVKVLSVATGGLASGQGTQNVVLPSDSRYKAIEHIIAAGGSNSHSQMPVMTYTTQVVDQIEAGTTGKVWLGDHAEEAKQASLNPEKAAEWEGVISKSMGLDRLSG; translated from the exons ATGTCCACTCTCGAGCATCTCCCCAACATAACTTTGCTGCAGTTGGATGTCGTCGAACCCAGCCAGATCCGTGCCGCGGTAGAAGCGGTGACGGCGATCACCGGTGGAACCTTGTCAGTCCTGATCAACAATGCAGCGCGGTTTCAGCTGATGCCGTTGCTCGACGATGATATGGAGGCTGCCAAGCAGACCTTTGAAACGAATGTCTGGGGTCCGCTCGCGGTCACCAAGGCATTTGCACCGCTTTTGATCCAGGCTCGGGGGATGCTggtcaacatcaccaccatTGCTGGACACAATCCTATGCCGTACTCGG GGGTCTATAGCGCCTCCAAACGCGCCCAGGAGCATATGTCCGACGTTTTCCGGCTCGAGCTATCTCCCTTCGATGTGAAGGTCCTGTCCGTGGCGACCGGTGGTCTCGCGAGTGGCCAGGGGACCCAGAATGTGGTGCTGCCATCCGATTCGCGGTACAAGGCCATTGAGCACATCATTGCGGCTGGGGGGAGTAACAGCCACTCCCAAATGCCAGTGATGACCTACACCACTCAGGTGGTGGATCAGATCGAGGCGGGGACCACAGGCAAGGTGTGGCTCGGGGATCATGCGGAGGAAGCCAAGCAGGCGAGTCTGAACCCGGAGAAGGCGGCGGAATGG GAAGGGGTTATTTCGAAGAGTATGGGGTTGGATCGGTTGTCGGGTTAG